CATTATGCTAGGTTATGCGCCTTTGGTCATTGGAAAGCTATAAATGTGTGGGAGAATATCCCATTCCAGACAAAGTCCCTTTAGTTGACTTTGATTTTGATGAGAGCAAGGTAACTCAAAATACTACTTTGATTATACTTACATGCATTTGTCTAGCTTCCTTATACATGTAAATAGCATATGTCATATTCACCTTCCCTTTTCctcccattttcattttagaatGACATGGATGATGGAATGGTATAATTACTTGACCTTTAGTCTTTACTCTGACTAGATAGTACATTTGATTAATTATTTGATTAAAAGTATATGGTTGTCTTCTATTAAAGGAAACTATCTTATTTCTGTATgcaccactttttttttttttttttttatagattgTTGGTTTGGTTGGCAGTCGTATATGCATATGGAGGCGGAATGGGATAAGAAGTATATTCCCCTCGCGTGAGGGCACCTTTCCAAAGGGCTTATGCATGCGGTATGTCGATAAATTATTAAGTACTCTCACTATCTATTGTTGCCTTGTTGGGCATGTAAGTGCTAGCATATGTTGCTTAATGAGAAAAACAATATGCGTGGTATGGATGAATAACGTAAAACTTAAGATTTTAGTATTTTGCTTTCTTTAAGCATGTAGCAGACACAAGCTTCTCTTAATATCTTTTGGTTCTTCtaaaatataattttgattGACTGTATCCTACTATTCTTATACAAGTGAACtgtattgattttgaatttaaatGCTATCCAAGATGCTTTTTCATTTGGTCATTCAATTATATTTGTTTGGCAATGGATTTTGATATCTGTTTGGAGGTTTGCTTTTGGCATGCACTAATTATTTCCTCTGTAAAAAGTTACTGCGATCCTGATGCTGTGGTTGGCTGTGTGGATGGGACAGCTCGTGTATTTGACATGTACAGTCAACAATGTTCTCAAATCGTTAAGTATGTACTCTAAGACTTTTTCCTCTTCTTGTTGAAAGATGTTTCTTTGTTACAGTCAAGAATACTGGAGGTGACTTGTGATATGACTTTTGGAGAAATTTCTTGTATATGACCTAGGAAACTAGTGTTTGacttctagacatgaacttaaGTCTCAACAGACACATAAAATTCTTGATCAAGTGGGAAATCAAATATACTTTAGAAAACATTTGTCTGGCACTACTAAATTCAATGAATGTGTTTTGTCCCAAGTCCTGATTGCTGCTGAAATGTGCATTTTATACTGCTCACAGGTTTTGATTCTTGATTGCAGAATGCATGCTGGTCCAGTGACATGCTTGTGTTTGAGTGATGATCAGTTGATACTTAGCGGTTCTTCTCTTGGCAGTATCACGGTGTCTAATCTTTTATCTGATCAGCGGGTTGCAGAATTAAGACTGACACATTCCACAGGTTACATTCTATGCCTGCTCTATGGGGCCTCTAACTATGGTCGTCTCATATAAGTCATGAGAAATATTTGCTTCTCTTTCCTTTCTTATATAGCCTCAACATCCTTGGAAATTTTGTTTTCTGTAAACAAATGAGTTTCTATCGAGTTATTGGCTTATCCTCATCAGCGGTACTGTGTATAAATACTTTTGTCCATGTGTGGCCTTGCAACATATGTCATCAGTTGTTATTCTTTAGCCTCCACCCTGTAGTTTTTTCGTTAGCCCTTTTATCCTCAGTGGTAGGCGGTAACTCTGATGACTTAGTGATGCAGGACAATGAGTGATGTAGAGAAAGattagaaaagagagagaatagagaagAGTGTTACAGAAAATGCAAAAATAGAGAAAACAAGACTTCAGGAAGTTACATATATGCCAAGTCTCCCCTTTGACAATAACGCCTACTTATAAAGGCTATCCCCTAATTATACTATGTTTAATGTTCCAATTTACATTCCCGGCTTTTGGGTTGTGGGATTCCCCAGAACTCTTTGGAAACCAAATCGTTGAAATGGGGTCAAACTAACACCCATGATTGTAGTGTATCATAATTGGTTTCTTACTCTGTAATGTATTCttgtcatttattttattttattttatcttttgcCTCTTTTATCCTTATTGAATGCATGGGAAAGAGAAATGTTCATTGCAGTTGTTTTAAAATGTTGGCACTCATGATATACTCTATAACATACTAGTTTGTTTTTGGAATCCTCTTTCTGGGAGTGGTAGGAAATTATAATCCTGAGAGAGCTTAAATTGAGTTTCAATTTTTCATGACAGGCATAACGACTATGTGTTTCAACCCCTCATCTCACCTGCTGTTCGCTGGATCCACTGCTGGATATGTATTTTGTTGGGACCTCAGGTATGTTAATTATTTGACTTCAGTTGCTATCGTAATGATGTGAACTTGCATTTGGTTGTCTCCTTCTCCACCCTTGAGTTTTTCTTTCGACAGTAGCAGATGATATAATTATATTGTCATTGGTTGAACTTTTTTTTACCATTTTTTTTATGTAATGTAGGACAAGAAGATGTTTATGGGAGACACGAGTGAGTCCAAATGTGGTATATTCAATGCAACACCTGAGAAATGATGCATCAAGCTTGGTGGTTGGTGGAATAGATGGTGTGCTACGTATACTGAATCAGAACACAGGTGAAGTAGTTTCAAGGTTTGTTTTGGAAGGCAACTTATTGTCAAGTTCAAGTTCAAGTTCTCATCAAAACGTAGTTGGAAGTGGCACCATCCAAAGAATGACAGGACGAAGGCTTTCGCAAAATGCTTCAATTGATAGCATTCCTAGAAGCAGTCGACCTCCCATCACTTGCTTAGCGGTCGGGATGAAGAAGGTTATCACCACACACAATAATAAGTACATCAGAACGTGGAAGTTCAACTAACCAAGAGAGGCTACTCTTTTTGTTAGCATCTCAATATCGTCAATATCTGCAGCTTGAAATCAAGCACCTGGAGCAAAACTCCAGTCTCAGAGAAAGATGGTTTACCAGTTTGGTACTTTACAACACCTGGGGTTAAGCAGGATGTTCATTTTGTTGCTTTCCAACACCAGGCATTCTTGATTAGATGCCCAATATGCAATCTGTTTTAGAGATTCAACGATGTAAACATTTCTTGCAACTATACATTGTACAATAGGCATTGAAAAAATTATGATGTATTATGCAAATACTATTCGTTTGTTATTTTGTTCCATATCTTTATGAAATGTTTGGTTTTAAAAGACTAAATAATTCAATATTTTTGATGAATTACCTCCTGTCCAGCGTATGCAATCCTTTTAGTCATTCAAGATAACAATATCTGTAGACTTTTTTTGATTAAAAATATTTGATAACTTGGATATAGGTGGATGGATGTAACTTGAAACTCATGTTACAGCAAAATTATTATCTAGTTCCTCATCTAGAATCATAAACATAACTAGAAGAACGAAGTTTCCAGAACTTAAGATGACATTGCAAAAGAAGGGCATATAGAGCTGAGTATTGTTGCTTGGTAAATTGCTTTACCTTAAAGTATTTGAATGTATCTGCTAATTTGAATGTTGATGGTTCTAGACTGACTACTTCTACAAGTATAGCAGCTGGAGGGTTGCTTCAAAATAGTGATGTGGATTGGATTTCTGGATTTTCTGCAAACTTCGGTTAGGAGAAATTTTGGCGGCTTAACTTTGGACTTTCACTTTTGTTTAATGCTGGCTTCCAGGTTTAATGTTACTCATTATTGTGGAATTTCATTCTTCCCTGGTTGTATAGTGGCATGATGACTTGTAATCAAAGACTGCAAAGCATTTATGGTGCGTGATTGGAATTTTTAAATTATGCATTCCAACAGATAATGTAATCATGACTTGCTCGGATGGGATACAGTTTAGACTTGGGCCGAACAGTTTTAACCGACTTGTTGCAGTCTAGGCCAATTCTCATTCTCTCTTTTGGcaattatacatatatctaaAGCTCGGTTCACTGTTCATTCGAGCCCTAAAGCTCGGTTCACTGTTCATTCGAGCCCCAATTGAATGACGCTTTTACCctcctttttgtttttaattacgGGTTGGAACCgacttctttcttttccagAAATCTCTATTGAAGCAACATAGATAACCACAGTTGAAACCGACCTCATGTTTTTCTGGAAGTCTCTATCAAAATCCAGTCTTATAACCAACCGACCTCAGagataaaaatcaaaaacagTGGTGCAAGATATTTTCTTTGCAATTTTCGATTTATAATTCCTTCTGCTATATATAAAGAAGGAAAGTGATCCATCCTTCTCAGGAAGCCTCTATCGAAATCGAGCTCCATAATCAACCGACCTCGGCGAGGGAATCGAAATCTAGAACAGTAAGAATTGGGTAAACCTCTATGAGTATTTATATTAAACTATTAATCATACACTGAAATTGATCTGTTTGTATTTGCAGTCTCTATCAAAGTTGAGCCAA
This portion of the Rosa chinensis cultivar Old Blush chromosome 1, RchiOBHm-V2, whole genome shotgun sequence genome encodes:
- the LOC112182220 gene encoding F-box/WD-40 repeat-containing protein At3g52030 isoform X2; the protein is MDPKKRPTRSSRAPARIQSLDHDILCIIFSFLDFFDLARCSVVCKTWSGIINKSKLLEALYYKKWQMGLVGSENRSSGCPEKSLNVYLEEMALRHHRLALQQGRVQVDHWRAHSVGVDQCRKKMGLLLTGIGDKVMRLWSLESYKCVGEYPIPDKVPLVDFDFDESKIVGLVGSRICIWRRNGIRSIFPSREGTFPKGLCMRMHAGPVTCLCLSDDQLILSGSSLGSITVSNLLSDQRVAELRLTHSTGITTMCFNPSSHLLFAGSTAGYVFCWDLRTRRCLWETRVSPNVVYSMQHLRNDASSLVVGGIDGVLRILNQNTGEVVSRFVLEGNLLSSSSSSSHQNVVGSGTIQRMTGRRLSQNASIDSIPRSSRPPITCLAVGMKKVITTHNNKYIRTWKFN
- the LOC112182220 gene encoding F-box/WD-40 repeat-containing protein At3g52030 isoform X1: MDPKKRPTRSSRAPARIQSLDHDILCIIFSFLDFFDLARCSVVCKTWSGIINKSKLLEALYYKKWQMGLVGSENRSSGCPEKSLNVYLEEMALRHHRLALQQGRVQVDHWRAHSVGVDQCRKKMGLLLTGIGDKVMRLWSLESYKCVGEYPIPDKVPLVDFDFDESKIVGLVGSRICIWRRNGIRSIFPSREGTFPKGLCMRYCDPDAVVGCVDGTARVFDMYSQQCSQIVKMHAGPVTCLCLSDDQLILSGSSLGSITVSNLLSDQRVAELRLTHSTGITTMCFNPSSHLLFAGSTAGYVFCWDLRTRRCLWETRVSPNVVYSMQHLRNDASSLVVGGIDGVLRILNQNTGEVVSRFVLEGNLLSSSSSSSHQNVVGSGTIQRMTGRRLSQNASIDSIPRSSRPPITCLAVGMKKVITTHNNKYIRTWKFN